In Pochonia chlamydosporia 170 chromosome 3, whole genome shotgun sequence, the following are encoded in one genomic region:
- a CDS encoding Zinc finger transcription factor ace1 (similar to Metarhizium acridum CQMa 102 XP_007807264.1): MDGDITTVNTSRPRFVAVIARAAHELRHILRLNLRAAMTGGTEPARAAVFKREMSHGAIAGTVVGVVVAILLLAFCLYPVVIHRIKRRRRAQRPKLDTEAAGVQGPPSGPVGPDPNSHRRLSSTDSFKHDGDLARGDFGDVQNKEFTWTSRDGGAPQPDGKFGPSRQFSTETNDTFSQGQGEHSSDNRFSNDDEADPTPFPYYFENTPAATQDDNPGVLKGTSADYYSPSIPSEAFGMVTTEEPLESARTLSRGSSFKHNIKQMFRRPSGRENSLASVLSSEDRAASSQAYSGTELGQIITTGHPTDSPTELSPTATSMPPPPVPELAEPSEQESSVSPPQPTIQTPPQSPPSDRAFKASPSPPTFPAPGTVNPMDIMPASTESEVWHRTEHQLHASSYGSSPGPSSSSDAGEQEQFSTFTPPPTMALSPSDAVQTAQSSTPTNQNAVQGLQEADEIDVPMVDVHSHDHLSPSMIPDNGRHHSYTSDGSTQYHGPHSTGPSTENTPSTQFDSPSPGSMNSSEIRNSASPQPPGLASPRTGLYRCNEPGCSQVFDQPHKLKHHQRYHIKEHKCPYKNCGKGFGTKTHLQRHINDRHEKKKKFHCAFPECDYSKAGGKAFPRKDNWKRHMTKIHNMDQQHLPEPIEVDQDMGGT; the protein is encoded by the exons ATGGATGGCGACATCACAACGGTGAATACGTCTCGACCACGCTTCGTTGCTGTAATTGCTCGTGCTGCCCACGAATTGCGACATATTTTGCGTTTGAATTTGAGAGCTGCCATGACGGGCGGCACCGAGCCCGCCCGGGCAGCTGTTTTCAAGCGGGAAATGAGCCATGGAGCCATAGCGGGAACAGTTGttggcgtcgtcgtcgccatcttgctgctggctttTTGTCTTTACCCCGTCGTTATTCATCGCATCAAACGTCGAAGACGAGCCCAACGTCCCAAGCTCGATACCGAGGCAGCTGGTGTTCAAGGACCACCCAGCGGCCCGGTCGGCCCAGATCCCAACTCCCATCGTCGTCTATCATCGACAGACTCATTCAAGCATGATGGTGACCTCGCGCGCGGCGATTTTGGTGATGTTCAGAACAAGGAGTTTACTTGGACGTCCCGTGACGGCGGCGCGCCGCAGCCGGATGGAAAGTTTGGCCCATCGAGGCAGTTTTCCACAGAAACCAACGACACATTCAGTCAGGGACAAGGCGAGCATAGTTCGGACAACCGTTTCTCaaacgacgacgaagcaGACCCAACCCCATTTCCATATTATTTTGAGAATACCCCGGCAGCGACACAGGATGATAACCCCGGGGTTCTCAAGGGCACCAGTGCCGATTATTACAGTCCTTCCATACCCTCCGAGGCGTTTGGCATGGTGACGACCGAAGAGCCTCTTGAATCCGCACGAACATTATCTCGAGGCAGCTCGTTCAAGCACAATATAAAGCAGATGTTCCGTCGTCCTAGTGGCCGCGAAAACTCGCTTGCATCGGTGCTGTCTAGCGAAGATCGAGCTGCGTCGTCACAAGCATATTCGGGCACCGAGCTTGGTCAAATAATCACCACAGGTCATCCAACTGACTCTCCAACCGAACTCTCTCCTACAGCGACGTCAATGCCACCGCCCCCTGTTCCGGAGCTCGCAGAACCATCAGAACAAGAATCGTCCGTGTCTCCTCCACAGCCAACTATTCAGACCCCGCCTCAATCACCGCCTTCCGACAGAGCATTCAAGGCGTCGCCCTCACCGCCGACCTTTCCGGCTCCTGGAACTGTGAACCCAATGGACATTATGCCGGCTTCGACAGAGTCCGAAGTGTGGCATAGGACCGAGCATCAACTGCACGCTTCGTCGTACGGGTCCTCTCCAGGGCCTTCCTCCTCGAGTGACGCGGGCGAGCAAGAACAATTCTCAACATTTACACCCCCACCAACGATGGCGCTATCGCCCTCCGACGCCGTTCAAACCGCTCAGTCTTCCACTCCAACGAATCAAAACGCTGTTCAGGGGTTGCAAGAAGCGGATGAAATTGATGTGCCAATGGTGGACGTGCATAGCCACGATCACCTGAGTCCATCCATGATCCCGGACAATGGCCGACATCACAGCTATACCTCGGACGGGTCGACTCAATACCACGGGCCGCACTCGACCGGGCCATCCACCGAAAATACACCTTCGACACAATTCGACAGCCCTTCGCCAGGTTCAATGAATAGTTCTGAAATCCGCAACAGCGCTTCACCGCAACCTCCTGGACTTGCTTCTCCAAGAACTGGACTATACCGATGCAACGAGCCTGGCTGCAGCCAAGTATTCGACCAGCCACACAAGCTCAA GCACCATCAGCGTTATCACATCAAGGAACACAAATGCCCATACAAGAACTGCGGCAAAGGTTTCGGAACGAAAACGCACTTGCAACGGCATATCAATGACCGACacgagaagaaaaagaagttCCATTGCGCTTTTCCAGAGTGCGACTACTCCAAGGCCGGAGGCAAGGCATTCCCTCGCAAGGACAATTGGAAGCGTCATATGACCAAGATTCACAACATGGatcagcaacatcttccagAACCGATAGAAGTCGACCAAGACATGGGTGGTACGTGA
- a CDS encoding exosome complex exonuclease RRP40 (similar to Metarhizium robertsii ARSEF 23 XP_007820022.1) — protein MSSEPVFVLPGDHISPDLIPSHPKKPLRLGPGLRHVPPNDVVPTLAGQFVTDRPKNTIRVENSHGRYVPRVGELVIGTIQKSAADVYYVHLSDYTAPVLLPQLSFESATKKTRPILAQGALVYARVTLANKHMDAELECVSSSTGKSDGLGPLAGGMLFDVSLGMARRLMMPKSAQEGKIVVLEELAALGLQFDTATGRNGRFWVDSENTKTVLAVGRAVQETDEKRLGVDDQKKLVRKIIKDLS, from the exons ATGTCTTCAGAACCGGTATTCGTCCTTCCGGGCGATCACATCTCCCCCGATCTCATACCCTCACATCCCAAGAAGCCACTACGGTTAGGCCCTGGCCTGCGACATGTTCCTCCAAACGACGTTGTGCCGACGTTAGCAGGTCAATTTGTCACGGACAGACCCAAGAACACAATTAGAGTAGAGAATTCACATGGACGG TACGTTCCACGAGTAGGAGAACTCGTCATTGGCACGATCCAAAAAAGCGCCGCAGACGTCTACTACGTCCATTTATCCGACTACACCGCACCAGTATTACTACCCCAATTGTCTTTCGAATCAGCGACCAAGAAGACCCGTCCAATTCTGGCACAGGGTGCGTTGGTGTACGCGCGCGTCACCCTCGCAAACAAACATATGGATGCGGAACTGGAATGTGTCTCGTCGTCGACAGGGAAATCAGATGGCCTGGGGCCATTGGCAGGCGGCATGTTGTTTGATGTGTCACTTGGGATGGCtaggaggttgatgatgcccaAGAGTGCACAAGAAGGCAAAATTGTGGTGCTGGAAGAGCTCGCTGCCCTGGGACTACAATTCGACACGGCCACTGGGCGGAATGGACGATTCTGGGTGGACAGCGAGAATACAAAGACTGTTCTTGCCGTGGGACGAGCAGTTCAAGAAACGGACGAGAAGAGATTAGGAGTAGACGATCAGAAGAAGTTGGTCCGCAAGATAATCAAAGATTTGAGCTGA
- a CDS encoding hsp70 protein domain-containing protein: protein MSESRGVKPGPEPSDRVVIGITFGNSNSSIAFTVDDKAEVIANEDGDRQIPTALSYVDGDEYYGAQAKAFLVRNPSNSIAYFREFLGKDYKSIDPTYCHAAAHPKDNAGTVFFSVQDKDAESDASSVSVSEASTRYLRRLAAAASDYLGKKVTSAVITVPTNFNDKQREALIKAANDADLEVLQLISDPVAALLAYDARPEAVVEDKIAVVADLGGTRSDVAVVASRGGMYTILATAHDYEFAGVQLDQVLMDHFAKEFIKKHTTDPRSNPKSLAKLRQEAEATKKALSLGTNAQFSVESLAEGYDFSSTINRLRYEMLGRKVFDGFNRLVEGVIKKAELDVLDIDEVIMCGGTSHTPRIANNLRNIFPESTKIFAPATSVTAINPSEAQARGAALQASLIQEYEANDIEQSTHPAVTTVKHISNAIGVVTTTPEGEETFTPVMQAETAAPARRTVHIAAPKEGGDVLIKVVEGGTHIKVTKPEPKAKEPVANGDKDSDDDSDFDDSDEEEEEKREKIWKLGNQLAEAAIKGVKKGGKVEVTVNVLADLSVTITAREVGGKGGVRGNLAA, encoded by the exons ATGTCTGAGAGCAGGGGCGTGAAGCCCGGTCCTGAGCCTTCGGACCGGGTGGTCATTGGCATCACTTTTGGCAACTCCAACAGTTCGATTGCGTTTACGgtcgacgacaaggccgaGGTTATTGCTAATGAGGACGGAG ACCGACAAATTCCTACTGCTCTGTCGTACGTCGACGGTGACGAGTACTACGGTGCTCAAGCCAAGGCTTTCTTGGTCCGCAACCCTTCTAATTCGATCGCTTACTTCCGAGAGTTCTTGGGCAAGGA ctACAAGTCCATCGACCCTACGTACTGCCATGCCGCCGCTCACCCCAAGGACAATGCCGGCACTGTTTTCTTCTCCGTTCAGGACAAGGACGCCGAGAGCGATGCctcctccgtctccgtcAGTGAAGCTTCCACGCGCTACCTTCGCCGtctcgccgccgccgcttcGGACTATCTTGGCAAGAAGGTGACTTCGGCCGTCATCACCGTgcccaccaacttcaacgaCAAGCAGCGCGAGGCTCTGATCAAGGCCGCCAACGACGCCGACCTTGAGGTTCTGCAGCTCATTTCCGACCCCGTCGCCGCTTTGCTCGCCTACGATGCCCGCCctgaggctgttgtcgaGGACAAGATTGCCGTTGTTGCTGATCTCGGCGGTACTCGTTCAGACGTTGCGGTTGTCGCCTCAAGAGGCGGCATGTACACCATCCTGGCTACTGCCCACGATTATGAATTTGCTGGTGTCCAGCTTGACCAGGTTCTCATGGACCACTTCGCCAAGGagttcatcaagaagcacacCACTGATCCGCGATCCAACCCCAAGAGCCTTGCCAAGCTACGACAAGAGGCCGAGGCTACCAAGAAAGCTCTCTCCCTAGGAACAAACGCCCAGTTCAGCGTTGAAAGCTTAGCCGAGGGCTACGActtctcctccaccatcaaccgCCTGCGATATGAAATGCTGGGCCGCAAGGTCTTCGATGGGTTCAACCGCCTCGTCGAAGGCGTCATCAAGAAGGCCGAGCTCGACGTCCTCGACATTGACGAAGTCATCATGTGCGGTGGCACCTCCCACACTCCccgcatcgccaacaacctgCGCAACATCTTCCCCGAGAGCACCAAGATCTTCGCCCCGGCCACCAGCGTCACCGCCATCAACCCCTCCGAAGCCCAGGCTCGCGGTGCCGCCCTCCAGGCCTCCCTGATCCAGGAATACGAAGCCAACGACATCGAGCAGTCCACCCACCCTGCCGTCACCACCGTCAAGCAcatctccaacgccatcggcgtcgtcaccaccacccccgAAGGCGAAGAAACCTTCACCCCCGTCATGCAAGCCGAGACCGCCGCCCCAGCCCGCCGAACCGTGCACATTGCTGCCCCCAAGGAAGGCGGCGACGTGCTCATCAAGGTCGTCGAGGGCGGCACCCACATCAAGGTCACTAAGCCGGagcccaaggccaaggaaCCCGTTGCCAACGGCGACAAGGACTCCGACGACGACTccgactttgacgactcagatgaagaggaggaagagaagcgaGAAAAGATCTGGAAACTCGGCAATCAACTCGCCGAAGCTGCCATCAAGGGCGTCAAGAAGGGCGGCAAGGTCGAAGTCACTGTTAATGTCTTGGCTGACCTCAGcgtcaccatcaccgccagaGAAGTTGGTGGAAAGGGCGGTGTCAGGGGTAACTTGGCTGCGTAA
- a CDS encoding ribonuclease P complex subunit Pop1 (similar to Coccidioides immitis RS XP_001241931.1): MGPKPSSGGPSGSVSAKRNAASGPGNGSASTSAKSDVFRQKRAMVHSARHIPAQPADAALKDGELDLQAFVAAHEFEIRSLEQSMATSKSVSASRAFQQVPRGLRRRTASHNPKRVPRRLRTRARKEMEEDNTPTVESRKRKPRTTRARIRAETAKRLGILAARKRKRLLQKAKIAQNEGKEPPSAVGNLLKRQLKPKIRRNQLNDPPKPAAKFRKRQINKTWLPTHKWHAKRARMTEPKNPLWRFAIPLTPTEKIYRPTHRAQGERGTMVWDTSYMSTIGLYGSLQKLEKILKQIGVEQEWCWNDKGKKWRMGLKAWSGNLSRQRDGHTRLMCPATVLWNPEPLNSDVEAASTDQQSRQLYIRISPAAFLEVFTELVRLAKMKGSGVYVEDLRYEIGSIELTGPASTETLLSTITPYSTKEKPKNRHASLFGSLKGLTNPASLPANSVLGFQIQDPRLRHPPRKMEFVNDAEAENKLLELLARWPAEEELEPYRLFDRNNRFQATCLPTQQAINKRRSAILPGSFLKAAQTDPPIPIILIASRSPTGMQAQGTWTLLMPWKCILPLWYSIVHCPLVSGMNPRFGGLNETMQVAFERGLPWFPTDFLDTDAGAEWELDQRQQRQRAYDRRPKSKRIEWATVDLGAGRKGEVGNPLACDFEFLFGLPAPRKPTAEEPELVQADKSDDEDAMDVDEKDAASQKTPDPLSLKLLNSVTGAGFDRLVASPDSPPTIPPNAIMNVRVNLLSRGAVTTCARIYRLPQSPIPTPTSSNAEVPATIPQASRTSSLPHDLRTQWLSKVPSGCKPSSQRRRNNNTKPTDMESRRRLLAQELTAPPAPYPPPAPNQVDIGGHPLVPDTADLIGFVTSGSYCLRDGKAAAMGSIAVDKVLPGVKASHKEGRLCIVRNAGENVGWIARWEAI, translated from the coding sequence ATGGGCCCAAAGCCTTCATCTGGTGGTCCATCAGGATCTGTCTCCGCGAAACGAAATGCTGCTTCCGGCCCCGGCAATGGCTCTGCCAGTACAAGCGCGAAAAGTGATGTGTTCCGCCAAAAGAGAGCCATGGTGCACTCGGCGCGACAtatcccagcccagcccgCAGACGCCGCTTTGAAAGATGGCGAACTTGATCTTCAGGCATTTGTTGCCGCGCACGAGTTCGAGATTCGCTCTCTAGAGCAGAGCATGGCCACCTCCAAGTCCGTGAGTGCCAGCCGCGCATTTCAGCAGGTGCCACGAGGATTGCGCCGCCGCACAGCAAGCCATAACCCCAAGAGAGTACCTCGAAGACTACgaacaagagcaagaaaggagatggaagaggatAATACCCCTACAGTAGAATCTAGAAAACGAAAGCCGAGAACAACAAGGGCGAGAATACGGGCGGAGACTGCTAAGCGACTGGGTATCCTGGCGGCTCGGAAACGAAAAAGATTACTTCAAAAGGCCAAAATTGctcaaaatgaaggcaaagAACCTCCATCTGCGGTCGGCAACTTACTTAAACGACAACTCAAGCCGAAAATTCGAAGGAACCAGCTCAACGACCCGCCCAAACCGGCGGCCAAGTTTCGAAAGAGACAGATTAACAAGACTTGGCTCCCAACCCATAAATGGCACGCCAAGAGAGCGCGAATGACGGAGCCTAAGAATCCTCTTTGGCGTTTTGCCATCCCGTTGACGCCTACGGAAAAGATCTATCGACCAACTCATCGTGCTCAAGGCGAGAGAGGCACCATGGTTTGGGATACGAGTTATATGAGCACAATTGGTCTATATGGAAGCCTCCAAAAATTAGAGAAAATCCTCAAGCAAATTGGAGTTGAGCAAGAATGGTGTTGGAATGACAAAGGCAAGAAATGGAGGATGGGACTGAAAGCATGGTCCGGCAATCTTTCGCGGCAACGCGACGGTCACACGCGGCTGATGTGTCCGGCCACTGTTTTGTGGAATCCAGAGCCTTTGAACTCAGATGTTGAAGCAGCAAGTACGGACCAGCAAAGTCGGCAACTCTATATTAGAATCAGCCCCGCAGCATTCCTAGAGGTGTTCACCGAACTGGTACGCCTCGCGAAAATGAAGGGTTCAGGGGTATATGTCGAAGATTTAAGATACGAAATTGGCAGCATCGAATTGACTGGTCCTGCGTCTACGGAAACCCTTTTAAGTACCATCACACCCTACTCGACAAAGGAAAAGCCCAAGAACAGACACGCCAGCCTCTTTGGTTCTCTCAAAGGTCTAACTAATCCCGCCTCATTACCAGCAAACTCCGTTCTCGGATTCCAGATACAAGACCCTCGGCTACGACATCCACCACGAAAAATGGAATTTGTCAATGATGCTGAAGCTGAGAACAAGCTTCTGGAGTTGTTGGCCCGTTGGCCTGCGGAAGAGGAGCTCGAACCCTACCGCCTATTTGACCGAAACAACCGGTTCCAAGCAACATGCTTACCTACGCAGCAGGCTATCAACAAAAGACGAAGCGCAATACTACCCGGATCTTTTTTGAAAGCTGCTCAAACGGATCCTCCCATTCCTATAATCCTGATTGCATCTCGCTCACCTACGGGTATGCAAGCCCAAGGAACGTGGACGCTGCTGATGCCATGGAAATGCATCTTACCATTGTGGTATAGCATTGTTCACTGTCCTCTCGTATCTGGGATGAATCCTCGGTTCGGTGGGCTGAACGAGACCATGCAGGTTGCATTTGAACGGGGTTTGCCATGGTTCCCAACCGACTTTCTGGACACTGATGCCGGGGCTGAGTGGGAGCTAGACCAACGGCAACAAAGGCAACGAGCATACGACAGACGACCCAAGAGCAAGAGAATAGAGTGGGCGACGGTGGACCTGGGCGCTGGCAGAAAAGGCGAAGTTGGCAATCCTTTAGCCTGCGACTTTGAGTTTCTCTTCGGGTTACCGGCACCTCGAAAGCCTACGGCTGAGGAACCCGAGCTTGTTCAGGCAGACAAGtcagacgacgaagacgccATGGACGTAGATGAAAAAGATGCTGCGTCCCAAAAGACTCCGGACCCTCTCTCGTTGAAATTGCTCAACTCTGTTACCGGAGCGGGCTTCGACAGGCTTGTTGCCTCTCCAGATTCTCCGCCAACTATACCACCAAATGCAATCATGAATGTGCGCGTCAACCTCTTATCCCGAGGCGCAGTAACTACATGCGCTCGAATATACAGGCTACCTCAGTCGCCCATCCCTACACCAACGTCCTCGAACGCGGAAGTCCCAGCAACTATACCCCAAGCCAGCCGTACCTCCTCTTTACCACACGATCTACGCACCCAATGGCTTTCCAAAGTCCCGTCAGGATGTAAACCTTCGTCCCAAAGACGGCGCAACAACAACACGAAACCTACAGACATGGAATCTCGCAGGCGACTCCTCGCTCAAGAATTaacagcaccgccagcaccTTATCCGCCCCCTGCACCAAACCAAGTCGACATCGGCGGTCATCCCCTTGTTCCGGACACAGCCGATCTCATTGGCTTTGTAACATCCGGCTCATATTGTCTTCGGGACGGCAAAGCAGCAGCGATGGGAAGTATTGCCGTCGACAAAGTACTCCCAGGAGTGAAGGCGAGTCACAAAGAAGGACGATTATGTATAGTACGCAATGCAGGCGAGAATGTCGGCTGGATAGCAAGATGGGAAGCAATCTAG